The Saprospiraceae bacterium genome includes a window with the following:
- a CDS encoding DUF1801 domain-containing protein, with product MTSLNPKVDLFIADGCGRCDYYATDKCKVRTWQMELQYVRQIMLETDLVEEIKWGVPVYTHQGKNIVIIGALKDCVTFGFFKGVLLTDPKKILEQQGPSVQSARIIRFTSVDQVTNLSETIKEYVKEAVAIEESGAKVEFKKGLEPVPDELHEKFEELPALKDAFYALTPGKQRGYIIHFSQPKQSQSRISRIEKCTDKIMNGEGFHDAYKRK from the coding sequence ATGACATCACTAAACCCAAAAGTAGATCTTTTTATAGCAGATGGATGCGGTAGATGCGACTATTATGCTACAGACAAATGTAAAGTCAGAACCTGGCAAATGGAACTCCAATACGTCAGACAAATCATGCTAGAAACAGATCTTGTGGAAGAAATAAAATGGGGCGTACCGGTATATACACATCAAGGTAAAAATATAGTCATCATCGGAGCACTGAAAGATTGTGTGACATTTGGATTTTTTAAAGGTGTTTTGCTTACTGATCCCAAAAAGATATTGGAACAACAAGGACCAAGTGTACAATCTGCCAGAATCATAAGGTTTACTTCTGTAGATCAGGTTACAAATTTATCCGAAACTATCAAGGAATATGTGAAAGAAGCAGTAGCCATCGAAGAAAGTGGTGCCAAAGTAGAATTCAAAAAAGGCCTGGAACCTGTACCTGACGAGTTGCACGAAAAATTTGAAGAGTTACCGGCATTAAAAGATGCTTTTTATGCACTTACTCCCGGAAAACAAAGAGGTTACATCATCCATTTTTCGCAACCCAAACAATCTCAATCCAGAATCAGCAGAATAGAAAAATGTACTGATAAAATCATGAATGGAGAAGGATTTCATGATGCGTATAAGAGGAAGTAG
- a CDS encoding ABC transporter ATP-binding protein: MILRENILEVKNLCVSVNQKTTSKIIIDNLNFQIKRGEILGMAGASGSGKSTTALAIMQLIKDKSHFAQTGHLTFGDKQERLDLLPENKLCEIRGNSISLICQDASSALNPIKRCGDQLIENIKLHQKNISKQTQLDLAFQWMQKVKLDDSERIFKAYPHEISGGQAQRLIIAMALVNSPELIIADEATSGLDVRLQNEIVILLKSLVMEAGTSLLFISHDLTLIRNIADRVIILNNGKIVEEGDTDSVFSNPKMDYTKQLMNARSGLSDSPFNFNKSEVNKISLEVDNVSVRYPKTKSWLGIPTDWVFALNDLSLQLSLGQTIGIVGESGSGKSTFAKSLVDLIEPFKGTITYLKNKILSSNEKNSRLDIARKRQIIFQDPYSALNPRMTILDAVAEPLLVHHIFKGKAEAKSEAVRLLALTGLDERVFYSYPDQLSGGERQRVCIARAIALKPSVLVLDEAVSSLDSIHCMMILDLLKDLQKDLNLSYIFISHDLEVVSFMSDYIIVLKDGYVVESGYKSDILKSPKSEYTRELIALSGI; the protein is encoded by the coding sequence ATGATACTCCGGGAAAATATATTGGAAGTTAAAAATCTTTGTGTCTCTGTCAATCAAAAGACTACCAGCAAGATCATTATAGATAATTTGAACTTTCAGATTAAGAGAGGTGAGATTTTGGGAATGGCAGGTGCATCCGGTTCCGGAAAATCGACTACTGCCCTGGCAATTATGCAACTGATTAAAGATAAAAGTCATTTTGCTCAGACCGGTCACTTAACATTTGGTGATAAACAGGAGAGATTAGACTTGCTTCCTGAAAATAAATTGTGTGAAATACGAGGAAATTCCATCTCGCTGATATGTCAGGACGCATCATCTGCCTTGAATCCCATAAAACGATGCGGCGATCAACTCATTGAGAATATAAAACTTCATCAGAAAAACATTTCAAAACAAACTCAATTGGATTTGGCTTTTCAATGGATGCAAAAAGTCAAACTGGATGATAGTGAAAGGATTTTCAAAGCATATCCACACGAAATATCCGGCGGTCAGGCTCAGCGTTTGATTATCGCTATGGCATTGGTTAATTCTCCTGAACTGATCATTGCGGATGAAGCAACTTCCGGATTGGATGTAAGATTACAAAATGAAATAGTGATTTTGTTGAAATCATTGGTGATGGAAGCGGGAACTTCCCTGCTTTTTATCAGTCACGATCTTACACTTATCCGTAATATAGCCGATCGGGTGATAATTCTTAATAATGGGAAAATTGTGGAAGAAGGAGATACTGATTCTGTTTTTTCAAACCCAAAGATGGATTATACAAAACAATTAATGAATGCCAGGTCAGGTCTTTCAGATTCACCATTTAATTTTAATAAATCAGAAGTAAATAAGATTTCTCTGGAAGTTGATAATGTTTCAGTCCGCTATCCAAAAACAAAGTCCTGGTTGGGCATCCCGACTGATTGGGTATTCGCTTTAAATGATTTGAGCCTGCAACTGTCATTGGGACAGACAATTGGAATTGTAGGCGAGTCTGGTAGCGGTAAATCTACGTTTGCAAAGAGCTTGGTTGACTTAATTGAACCATTCAAAGGGACAATAACATATTTGAAGAATAAAATCCTAAGTTCAAATGAAAAAAATAGCCGCCTTGACATTGCCCGAAAAAGACAAATCATATTTCAGGATCCTTACAGTGCGTTGAATCCTCGTATGACCATTTTAGACGCTGTTGCTGAGCCGTTGCTGGTACATCACATTTTTAAAGGTAAAGCAGAAGCCAAATCTGAAGCTGTTCGCCTGTTGGCGCTTACAGGTTTAGATGAAAGAGTATTCTACTCCTATCCGGATCAGCTTTCAGGAGGAGAGAGACAGAGAGTTTGTATCGCCAGAGCTATTGCTTTAAAGCCATCGGTTTTGGTTCTGGATGAAGCTGTTTCCTCTTTGGACAGTATTCATTGTATGATGATTCTTGATTTACTCAAAGACCTTCAGAAAGATTTGAATTTAAGTTATATTTTTATTTCTCACGACCTTGAAGTAGTCAGCTTTATGAGCGATTATATCATAGTTTTGAAAGATGGCTATGTTGTTGAATCCGGTTATAAATCAGATATTTTGAAATCACCAAAGTCTGAATACACCCGGGAATTAATCGCACTATCAGGAATTTAA
- a CDS encoding YceI family protein: MKSKYLKSVTLIIVTSFLSVSAMMSQTRYASSKAELVLTGTSTMHDWEMKSNTVTSDATFEMEGGKITGVSKMNFNTPAKTLKSGKGGMDKNAYKALKSDKHPDITAVLKSAKVTAKDGKYLLKCKINLTIAGKTLETDLNADAVMNADNTITVSGDKKISMKEYDMSPPSFMLGTVKTGNDVTLKFNVTFSK, translated from the coding sequence ATGAAATCAAAATATTTAAAATCAGTAACTCTGATAATTGTGACAAGCTTTCTAAGTGTGTCTGCTATGATGTCTCAGACAAGGTACGCTTCAAGTAAAGCAGAACTAGTCTTAACCGGAACTTCTACTATGCATGACTGGGAAATGAAATCAAATACAGTTACGAGTGATGCAACTTTTGAAATGGAAGGAGGTAAAATAACCGGTGTAAGCAAAATGAATTTTAATACTCCGGCTAAAACGCTGAAAAGTGGTAAAGGTGGTATGGACAAAAATGCATACAAAGCATTAAAATCTGACAAACACCCCGATATAACTGCTGTATTGAAGTCTGCAAAAGTTACAGCAAAAGATGGTAAATATCTTTTGAAATGTAAAATAAACCTGACCATTGCAGGCAAAACATTGGAAACAGACTTGAATGCTGATGCGGTTATGAATGCCGACAATACTATTACTGTAAGCGGTGATAAGAAAATCAGTATGAAGGAGTATGACATGAGCCCTCCGTCTTTCATGTTGGGCACTGTCAAAACAGGCAACGATGTTACACTGAAATTTAATGTGACTTTTTCTAAATAA
- a CDS encoding Txe/YoeB family addiction module toxin encodes MQTNNKSILGRIQKLTDEIDKNPRNGIEKPELLKRDLSGYWSRRINSEHRFVYHIDDKKFKITIISLRFHY; translated from the coding sequence ATACAAACGAATAACAAATCAATATTAGGAAGAATTCAGAAATTAACGGATGAAATTGATAAAAACCCAAGAAATGGTATTGAAAAACCGGAGTTATTAAAAAGAGACCTTTCTGGCTATTGGAGTAGAAGGATTAATTCTGAGCATAGATTCGTTTACCACATTGATGATAAAAAATTCAAAATCACAATTATTTCATTACGATTTCATTATTAG
- a CDS encoding YceI family protein codes for MVIWQRTVFILVTAFVMLGFRYFSMLPEVWVINSTSSLKVDGTTNINSFTCQVLSYGKSDTIIYQNRSKQFGDIKMKGVMRIDVNNFDCKHKVMTKDLRKTLKSEEFPHMNINLITFSKLPSEAISSHDITGSVQIELAGKIQNYQVQYELKVLNKDNVQLIGTRTVLFSEFGIKPPSKLGGTIKVRDQLQVEFKLMLKKIS; via the coding sequence ATGGTAATATGGCAAAGAACTGTTTTTATTTTAGTCACAGCTTTTGTAATGCTAGGGTTTCGGTATTTTAGCATGCTACCCGAAGTTTGGGTTATCAATAGTACGAGCAGCCTGAAAGTGGATGGAACTACCAATATCAACAGTTTTACGTGTCAGGTCTTATCTTATGGAAAATCAGATACGATTATTTACCAAAATCGCTCCAAACAATTCGGTGATATTAAAATGAAAGGAGTGATGCGGATTGATGTCAATAATTTTGACTGTAAACATAAAGTCATGACCAAAGACTTGAGAAAAACGCTAAAATCGGAAGAATTTCCACACATGAATATCAATCTGATTACATTTTCAAAACTACCTTCCGAAGCCATAAGCAGTCATGATATCACAGGAAGTGTACAGATCGAACTGGCAGGAAAAATACAAAATTATCAGGTGCAATATGAGCTGAAGGTTTTAAACAAAGACAATGTACAGTTGATCGGGACAAGAACAGTACTATTTTCCGAGTTTGGAATTAAACCTCCAAGTAAACTTGGAGGTACCATAAAAGTAAGGGACCAGTTGCAAGTGGAGTTTAAACTAATGCTTAAAAAGATAAGTTGA
- the purB gene encoding adenylosuccinate lyase: MLKAISPLDGRYHHKTKILSEYFSEYALIRYRVFVEIEYLKALIAIPLPQLKEIQKSDLDVLQKVIHNFNMEDAAQIKEIERTTNHDVKAVEYFIKDKVCNTNLNKYKEFIHFGLTSQDINNTAFPLMIKDALHHIILPELTILIHNINDAAHLYQGIPMLARTHGQPASPTTLGKEFKVFAERLEDEKFILTHIRLKAKFGGATGNLNAHKVTFPGEDWISFADKFVHDLGLYRSKNTTQIAHYDDLAALFHSFIRINTILTDFCRDIWTYISMDYFKQKVIQGEVGSSAMPHKVNPIDFENAEGNLGIANSIFSFLAEKLPISRLQRDLTDSTVLRNVGVPFGHSIIAYSSITKGLSKLLLNQAKLDADLNANWAVVAEAIQNILRREGVESPYEMLKSLTRGKTEINEWDIKEFIESLEISNELKSELLAITPFNYTGYY; this comes from the coding sequence ATGCTGAAAGCCATTTCTCCACTTGACGGAAGATACCATCATAAAACTAAAATTCTTTCTGAATATTTTTCTGAATATGCACTGATCCGATACAGGGTTTTTGTAGAAATAGAGTATCTGAAAGCACTCATCGCTATTCCCCTACCCCAATTGAAAGAAATTCAAAAATCAGACCTGGATGTTCTCCAAAAAGTGATACACAACTTTAATATGGAAGACGCAGCTCAAATAAAAGAAATTGAACGCACCACCAATCATGATGTAAAAGCAGTTGAATATTTTATAAAAGACAAGGTTTGTAATACCAATCTGAATAAATATAAGGAATTTATCCATTTCGGACTCACTTCTCAGGATATTAATAATACAGCTTTTCCTTTGATGATTAAAGATGCCCTTCATCATATCATTTTGCCTGAATTGACTATACTAATCCATAACATCAATGATGCTGCCCATCTGTATCAGGGCATCCCGATGCTGGCGAGAACCCATGGTCAACCAGCATCCCCAACAACCCTGGGGAAGGAGTTTAAAGTATTCGCCGAAAGACTTGAAGATGAAAAATTTATTTTAACCCACATTCGACTGAAAGCTAAATTTGGAGGAGCAACCGGGAATCTTAATGCACATAAAGTAACATTTCCGGGAGAGGATTGGATCAGTTTTGCGGACAAATTTGTTCATGACTTAGGTTTGTACCGTTCTAAAAATACGACTCAGATAGCCCATTATGATGATCTGGCGGCTTTATTTCATTCTTTTATCAGAATAAATACTATCCTGACAGATTTTTGCAGGGATATCTGGACTTATATCTCAATGGATTATTTCAAACAAAAAGTAATTCAGGGCGAAGTCGGTTCTTCCGCAATGCCACACAAGGTCAATCCGATTGATTTTGAAAATGCTGAAGGAAATCTGGGTATTGCAAACAGCATATTCAGTTTTCTTGCTGAAAAATTACCCATCTCCAGACTGCAAAGAGATCTTACTGACAGTACAGTACTGAGAAATGTGGGTGTCCCGTTTGGGCATAGTATTATAGCTTATTCTTCAATTACGAAAGGACTCTCCAAACTCCTTCTGAATCAGGCAAAATTAGATGCTGACCTGAATGCAAACTGGGCCGTGGTAGCCGAAGCTATACAGAATATCCTGAGAAGAGAAGGGGTCGAAAGTCCATATGAAATGCTTAAATCCCTCACCAGAGGAAAAACAGAAATCAATGAGTGGGATATCAAAGAATTTATTGAATCTTTGGAAATTTCGAACGAATTAAAATCAGAGTTATTGGCAATCACTCCGTTTAATTATACAGGGTATTATTAG
- a CDS encoding SRPBCC domain-containing protein: MTRKVYTVNVKAPKEKCSDFMLGLTDKSTYEQWTAIFNPTSTYDGSWEKGSKIKFVGVGENGKRSGMVSRIAEHKPSEYVSIEHYGLFEDDVEIVEGPQVESWAGGQENYHFQTEGDTTGITVEVDVTEDHENWFDENFPLALEKLKEVIEKS; encoded by the coding sequence ATGACAAGAAAAGTATATACTGTCAATGTCAAAGCTCCCAAAGAAAAATGTTCTGATTTCATGCTGGGACTGACCGATAAAAGCACCTATGAACAATGGACCGCCATTTTTAATCCTACATCTACCTATGATGGTTCCTGGGAGAAAGGTAGCAAAATCAAATTTGTGGGTGTCGGAGAAAATGGCAAAAGGAGTGGCATGGTATCAAGGATTGCTGAGCATAAGCCGAGTGAATATGTGTCCATTGAACATTACGGACTCTTTGAAGATGATGTAGAAATCGTCGAAGGTCCACAAGTGGAAAGCTGGGCTGGTGGACAAGAAAACTATCACTTCCAAACCGAAGGAGATACCACCGGTATCACCGTAGAAGTGGATGTGACCGAAGACCATGAAAACTGGTTTGACGAAAATTTTCCTTTGGCCTTAGAGAAACTGAAGGAAGTCATTGAAAAGTCATAA
- the ppk1 gene encoding polyphosphate kinase 1: MQKYIHRDISWLSFNYRVLQEAKDPMVPLLERLKFLAIYSSNLDEFFRVRVANHRSLARADKTTKKNLDFEPENVIKNILQIANDQQLEFSRIFEKQILPELKKNGIQIITRKNFTKEQVEFVDTYFNEYMLPFVQPVVLVGKKIKPFLNNGALYLALHLTSKDIPKPISEYAIVKIPSDHLSRFLELPTKDPNIRQITMLDDAVRHSIRLTFPGYDILDSYSIKLTRDAELYIDDEYSGDLISKIKKSLNKRSIGETSRMVYDRSMPKQLLDYLMYVFDLDKLDLLPEGRYHNNSDFFKFPDYNLASLKDQVLPPIHISDLEESESIFDKIREKDYLIHVPYHSYDSVIKFFEDAARDPDVTHIKIVQYRVAKSSKIMKAIKEAVRNGKQVSAFIEVKARFDEEANLKWGEELDRSGVTVHYSMPGFKVHSKIALIRRLENGKPNLYAYMSTGNFHEETAKIYSDFGIFTSEKSMTSEVARVFTFLETKQRPSAPFEILGVGLFNLKEKFIELIKREINHAKKGKHAELTLKMNSLQDQEMIDLLYEAGQAGVHVKLIVRSSCSLVAGQKGLSENIEGISIVDRFLEHARVFIFHNEGQDEVYLSSADWMVRNLHFRVETLFPVNDPEIAKTIITCMQIQMHDNVKARILNDKQDNKYRKNVNDIAVRSQIETYYFIRRREETKIIHLRSNENQKN; the protein is encoded by the coding sequence ATGCAGAAATATATACATAGAGATATCAGTTGGCTGTCCTTTAACTACAGAGTGTTGCAGGAGGCAAAAGACCCAATGGTCCCCCTTTTAGAACGATTGAAGTTTCTCGCTATTTATTCATCCAATCTCGATGAATTTTTCAGAGTCAGGGTCGCCAATCACCGCAGTCTTGCCCGTGCTGATAAGACTACCAAAAAAAATCTGGATTTCGAGCCGGAAAATGTTATTAAAAATATACTGCAAATTGCCAATGATCAGCAATTGGAGTTCAGCAGGATATTTGAAAAACAGATCCTTCCGGAACTTAAAAAAAACGGTATTCAAATCATCACAAGGAAAAATTTCACCAAGGAACAGGTTGAATTTGTGGACACTTATTTTAATGAGTACATGTTGCCGTTCGTACAACCTGTAGTTTTGGTCGGAAAAAAAATAAAACCTTTTTTAAACAATGGGGCACTTTATCTGGCTCTCCACCTTACCAGTAAAGATATCCCCAAACCGATATCAGAATATGCGATTGTAAAAATTCCTTCAGATCACCTGAGCCGATTTCTGGAATTGCCAACCAAAGACCCCAATATCCGTCAGATTACTATGTTGGATGATGCGGTACGTCACAGTATCAGACTGACTTTCCCGGGATATGATATTCTGGACTCCTATTCTATCAAACTGACACGAGACGCTGAATTATATATCGATGATGAATATTCGGGCGACCTTATTTCGAAAATTAAAAAAAGTCTCAATAAAAGAAGTATAGGCGAGACTTCCCGGATGGTATATGACCGGTCTATGCCAAAACAATTATTGGATTACCTGATGTATGTATTCGATTTGGACAAACTGGATTTACTTCCTGAAGGACGATATCATAATAATTCTGATTTTTTCAAATTCCCCGACTACAATCTGGCTTCTTTAAAAGATCAGGTACTCCCTCCCATTCATATCAGTGATCTCGAAGAAAGTGAGTCTATTTTTGACAAAATCAGAGAGAAGGACTATCTTATTCATGTACCATATCATAGTTATGATTCTGTAATCAAATTTTTTGAAGATGCAGCACGTGATCCGGATGTCACACATATTAAAATAGTTCAATACAGAGTGGCTAAGAGTTCAAAAATAATGAAAGCCATCAAGGAAGCGGTCAGAAACGGAAAACAGGTGAGTGCATTTATAGAAGTAAAAGCCAGATTTGATGAGGAAGCAAATCTAAAATGGGGTGAAGAGTTAGACAGAAGTGGCGTTACAGTTCATTACAGTATGCCGGGGTTTAAAGTTCACTCAAAAATAGCACTGATCAGAAGACTTGAAAACGGAAAGCCCAACCTGTACGCATACATGAGTACAGGCAATTTTCATGAAGAAACAGCAAAAATTTATTCCGATTTCGGTATTTTTACATCCGAGAAGAGCATGACTTCTGAAGTAGCAAGGGTTTTCACTTTTCTTGAAACCAAACAAAGACCTTCAGCACCATTTGAAATTCTGGGTGTGGGTTTGTTTAATCTCAAAGAAAAATTTATCGAGCTGATTAAAAGAGAAATCAATCATGCTAAAAAAGGGAAACATGCTGAATTGACGCTCAAAATGAATAGTCTGCAGGATCAGGAAATGATAGATTTGTTATACGAAGCCGGACAGGCAGGTGTTCATGTCAAACTGATAGTCAGAAGTTCTTGTTCATTAGTGGCAGGTCAAAAAGGACTAAGCGAAAATATCGAAGGCATTTCAATAGTGGACAGATTTCTTGAGCATGCAAGAGTATTTATTTTTCATAACGAAGGGCAAGATGAAGTTTATCTTTCTTCCGCAGACTGGATGGTCAGGAATCTGCATTTTCGGGTAGAAACTTTGTTTCCTGTAAACGATCCTGAAATCGCAAAAACAATCATCACTTGTATGCAGATACAAATGCATGACAATGTAAAGGCAAGGATATTAAATGACAAACAGGATAATAAGTACAGAAAAAATGTAAATGATATCGCAGTCAGGTCCCAGATAGAAACATATTATTTTATCAGACGACGCGAAGAAACCAAAATCATACATCTGAGATCCAATGAAAATCAAAAAAATTAA